The Pecten maximus chromosome 14, xPecMax1.1, whole genome shotgun sequence genome includes a region encoding these proteins:
- the LOC117341672 gene encoding uncharacterized protein LOC117341672: protein MSGHFYGNDDSKIRVIFTMTKLLKSSSHFTPNNELQIIGFLTRMSGYDGWTFQGNVTKPENNFFQGFNFSANNGKITPADPYPPVNESLRVGLTIGLSLVCAFIGVAAMVAITVWAIRKGYLRHVPTSYENLKNPKPAYRAKDDSLHI, encoded by the exons ATGTCTG GTCATTTTTATGGAAATGATGACTCCAAGATTAGGGTGATATTCACTATGACCAAGCTATTGAAATCAAGTTCCCACTTCACTCCCAATAACGAGTTACAGATCATCGGCTTCCTTACAAGGATGTCAGGCTATGATGGTTGGACTTTCCAAGGCAATGTTACAAAACCAGAAAACAACTTTTTTCAAGGATTCAATTTTTCAGCTAATAATG GAAAGATAACTCCTGCCGATCCTTATCCCCCGGTGAATGAATCTCTGCGAGTCGGCCTCACCATTGGACTTAGTCTGGTTTGTGCTTTCATAGGCGTTGCTGCCATGGTTGCTATTACAGTGTGGGCAATACGCAAAGGATATTTACGACATGTTCCGACTAGTTacgaaaatttaaaaaatcctAAACCAGCATACAGAGCTAAAGATGACAGTTtgcatatttaa